In a single window of the Bufo bufo chromosome 5, aBufBuf1.1, whole genome shotgun sequence genome:
- the LOC121002483 gene encoding uncharacterized protein LOC121002483 produces the protein MNTAAPPPDNGQYSTSQQRPFFYAQPTAQLPFPNPWYLSQLYNPYCIAGPGFRGGNPYFPYYSVALHEYPGFYVPQHQINMRMSRRPPFNPNPPSPMFYHATRFRHYSSPGRRTETKETQTDPRQQEYITKKHLGTDGKNSAGNLVSHSSGISTENGNNLENVETTMSPVPVTPERDFHKNSCNPSQYRNMPPGSYAYEKEEVRIEYGSGSPAAIQMWKSFKETIPIYDVAVVKDIPENVVQGDLFCEGVLYGPRSEGEEIAVQSVCFSNKEEGKQSASPKRLSLGGVQELETQTSLSQSSIPAKQIIKVTTSSECEPQSVLVEQVVHPVYDVQKADDQENCKVNYVSEEMANEELLTGAQICPEKLISNQSVNNSEVKVTNTSVWAEDSVQKFIPSPTWLACFDNVETNYDYDLYMSRGKQKRPSILSITSEELSSRDEGSSMDNASVSYFVPDYMLRKGLYAFRKRAESIEREKIQSSGSLKEDDVPLKHASSQYEKSPSSSGLKVRDVSNRNRKIRVPVRGLSKRKLYSAKKKPRKSQSLSEPEDSEEYWVLDEEKLHDFDDDDDQSDEEYYFQGSLPHEQLELGKGNYFQQIAQKRILWKPPKGVFPAQLVGFPVRQKLRVKKKGASEALGQVYRLKQSDYISYGKPERGYKEVTDQNKPSQKPMGGKSQKKTSGATVEEYWVGRGAKPKFTEPAYYLQDPVKEQDRLSKKKATLKSSKRKQNRTDTEEIEAWEMPSSLLYRGCSLRKSGTKNK, from the exons atgaACACTGCAGCACCTCCTCCAGATAATGGGCAGTATTCTACATCCCAGCAGAGACCGTTCTTTTATGCACAGCCAACAGCACAACTACCTTTCCCAAATCCTTGGTATTTGAGCCAACTGTACAATCCATATTGCATCGCTGGACCAG GCTTCAGAGGAGGGAATCCTTATTTCCCCTACTACTCTGTTGCACTTCATGAGTACCCTGGGTTTTATGTTCCTCAGCATCAAATTAACATGAGAATGAGCAGAAGACCTCCTTTTAATCCCAATCCGCCTTCCCCTATGTTTTACCATGCCACACGATTTAGGCATTACAGTAGTCCAGGAAGAAGAACTGAAACTAAAGAAACTCAGACAGACCCAAGACAGCAGGAATATATAACCAAAAAGCACCTGGGTACAGATGGTAAAAACTCTGCAGGCAACTTGGTATCCCATTCCTCTGGTATTAGCACAGAGAATGGAAATAACTTGGAGAATGTTGAAACTACAAtgtcgccagtgcctgtaacgccaGAAAGGGACTTTCACAAAAATTCTTGCAATCCATCACAGTACCGCAATATGCCTCCAGGAAGTTATGCGTACGAGAAAGAGGAGGTAAGAATAGAGTATGGAAGTGGTTCTCCTGCTGCCATACAGATGTGGAAGTCTTTTAAGGAAACCATTCCAATATATGATGTGGCAGTTGTTAAAGATATACCAGAAAATGTAGTACAAGGTGATCTATTTTGTGAGGGTGTACTGTATGGCCCTCGCTCTGAAGGAGAAGAGATTGCTGTACAaagtgtgtgtttttcaaacaaaGAGGAGGGTAAGCAGTCTGCATCTCCTAAGCGCCTAAGCCTTGGTGGCGTGCAAGAATTAGAAACTCAGACCTCCCTTTCACAGTCAAGTATACCTGCCAAACAAATTATAAAAGTAACTACCTCTTCAGAGTGTGAACCACAGTCTGTTTTAGTGGAACAGGTTGTCCACCCTGTTTATGATGTCCAAAAAGCTGATGACCAAGAAAACTGTAAGGTaaattatgtatctgaagaaatgGCAAATGAAGAACTGTTAACTGGTGCACAAATATGCCCAGAAAAACTCATTTCAAATCAGTCTGTAAATAACAGTGAAGTCAAGGTGACAAATACCAGTGTATGGGCCGAAGACTCCGTACAAAAGTTTATTCCTTCACCAACATGGCTGGCTTGTTTTGATAATGTAGAAACAAACTATGATTATGATTTGTATATGTCTCGGGGAAAGCAAAAGCGACCGAGCATACTGAGCATAACATCTGAAGAGCTTTCTTCCAGGGATGAAGGCTCATCCATGGATAATGCCTCAGTTTCTTATTTTGTTCCAGATTATATGCTTAGGAAAGGTTTGTATGCTTTCCGAAAACGTGCAGAGAGCATTGAAAGGGAAAAAATTCAAAGCAGTGGATCTTTAAAAGAGGATGATGTGCCACTGAAGCATGCCAGTAGTCAATATGAGAAGAGTCCTAGCTCTTCTGGATTAAAGGTTAGAGATGTTTCAAACAGAAACCGCAAAATTCGTGTACCGGTAAGGGGCTTAAGCAAAAGAAAGTTATATTCCGCAAAGAAAAAACCCCGAAAGAGTCAATCCTTGTCTGAACCTGAAGATTCTGAAGAATATTGGGTATTAGACGAAGAGAAACTGCATGATTTTGATGACGATGATGATCAGAGTGATGAAGAATACTATTTTCAGGGAAGTTTACCGCATGAACAGCTGGAGCTTGGAAAAGGGAACTACTTTCAGCAGATTGCTCAGaaaagaattttgtggaagcctcCAAAAGGTGTATTTCCAGCCCAGCTTGTTGGGTTTCCAGTCAGACAAAAGCTGAGGGTGAAGAAAAAAGGAGCTAGCGAAGCTTTGGGGCAGGTGTACCGATTAAAACAGAGTGATTATATCAGTTATGGGAAACCTGAACGAGGATACAAAGAGGTGACTGACCAGAACAAACCTTCACAAAAGCCAATGGGTG GAAAATCACAAAAGAAAACCTCTGGGGCAACTGTTGAAGAGTACTGGGTTGGAAGAGGGGCTAAGCCCAAATTTACCGAACCTGCATATTATCTGCAAGATCCAGTCAAAGAGCAAG ACAGGCTTTCAAAAAAGAAAGCAACTCTCAAGTCTTCTAAAAGAAAACAAAatagaacggatacagaagaaatAGAAGCCTGGGAGATGCCCAGTTCCTTATTGTACAGAG GTTGCAGCTTAAGGAAGAGTGGCACCAAGAACAAGTAG